The following proteins come from a genomic window of Hymenobacter canadensis:
- a CDS encoding ABC transporter permease: MAGSTLTQAATAAAAARSPGYYVRQRLLGNRPAMAGLGFIVLCALIAVLGYWVLPDNSPNANNSLVQLQKEPPGFRATVLRLPIRDSIRTASDNIFRTWASGRAPRYQEVPIGGYRFQGDSMFIEPYQNHSALADKARRYSLAEVAGQPGTRAELQQLVAQERIGPRTYWLGTDKSGRDELSRLLLGTRVSLGIGLVAVLISVVLGMAVGAVAGYVGGWLDSLLLGVMTVVWSIPGIMLVIAISLALDSKGVWTSFVAVGLTMWVDVARVVRGQMLSLREKTFVEAGRVLGLPQSRLIIRHLLPNMTGPLIVIATSNFAAAILLEAGLSFLGLGVQPPAPSWGLMVNEGFQLLGTEAGLWLTLLPGLAISLLVLSFNLLGNGLRDAYDPKTPLGSS, translated from the coding sequence GTGGCCGGCTCCACGCTCACGCAAGCCGCCACGGCTGCCGCCGCAGCCCGGTCGCCGGGCTACTACGTGCGCCAGCGGCTGCTCGGCAACCGCCCGGCCATGGCCGGGCTGGGCTTTATCGTGCTTTGTGCCCTTATTGCGGTGCTGGGCTACTGGGTGCTGCCCGACAACTCGCCCAACGCCAACAACAGCCTCGTGCAACTGCAGAAAGAACCGCCCGGCTTCCGGGCCACGGTGCTGCGCCTGCCCATCCGGGACTCCATCCGCACGGCTTCCGACAACATTTTCCGGACCTGGGCTTCGGGCCGGGCCCCGCGCTACCAGGAGGTGCCCATCGGCGGCTACCGTTTCCAGGGCGACTCCATGTTCATCGAGCCCTACCAAAACCACTCAGCCCTGGCTGACAAGGCCCGCCGCTATTCGTTGGCCGAAGTGGCGGGGCAACCCGGCACCCGCGCCGAGCTGCAGCAGCTGGTGGCGCAGGAACGCATCGGGCCGCGCACCTACTGGCTGGGTACCGACAAATCGGGCCGTGACGAGCTGAGCCGGCTGCTGCTGGGTACCCGCGTCAGCCTCGGGATTGGGCTGGTAGCGGTGCTGATTTCGGTGGTGCTGGGCATGGCCGTGGGCGCCGTAGCTGGCTACGTGGGCGGCTGGCTGGACTCGCTGCTGCTGGGCGTGATGACCGTGGTGTGGAGCATTCCGGGCATCATGCTGGTCATCGCCATTTCGCTGGCCCTCGACAGCAAGGGCGTCTGGACCTCGTTTGTGGCCGTGGGCCTGACTATGTGGGTGGACGTGGCCCGCGTGGTACGCGGCCAGATGCTGAGTTTGCGCGAAAAAACTTTTGTAGAAGCCGGCCGTGTGCTGGGCTTGCCGCAAAGCCGCCTTATCATCCGGCACCTGCTGCCCAACATGACCGGGCCGCTGATTGTCATTGCAACCAGTAATTTCGCGGCAGCCATTCTGCTCGAAGCCGGCCTTAGCTTCCTGGGGCTGGGCGTGCAGCCGCCGGCCCCGTCGTGGGGCCTGATGGTGAACGAAGGCTTCCAACTCTTGGGCACCGAAGCTGGCCTCTGGCTGACGTTGCTGCCGGGCTTAGCCATCAGCCTGCTGGTGCTCAGCTTCAATCTGCTCGGCAACGGCCTGCGCGACGCCTACGACCCCAAAACCCCTCTGGGGAGTAGTTGA
- a CDS encoding c-type cytochrome translates to MNRNWLELVFPAALGLLVVTIGVFLMSMTGLLHEEPLSLENDVVELAGDSLRAAPRPATIPLPPGTDPAAVAAGDALFKGNCAQCHAINDVVVGPALAGLAKRRSESWLIPWVKNSSKVVASGDEYAVKIYNQYQKQQMPSFQLSDDEIRQILLYVRSQEGAASAAGPGLVVVD, encoded by the coding sequence ATGAACCGAAACTGGTTGGAGCTAGTGTTCCCAGCGGCCCTGGGGCTGCTCGTTGTCACGATTGGGGTATTTCTGATGAGCATGACGGGGTTGTTGCATGAGGAGCCACTGAGCCTGGAGAATGACGTAGTAGAGCTGGCCGGCGACTCCTTACGTGCGGCCCCGCGCCCGGCCACTATACCGCTGCCACCCGGCACCGACCCGGCCGCCGTTGCTGCCGGCGACGCCCTATTCAAAGGCAACTGCGCCCAGTGCCACGCCATCAACGACGTGGTAGTGGGCCCGGCGCTGGCGGGACTCGCCAAACGCCGCTCCGAAAGCTGGCTGATTCCCTGGGTCAAAAACTCCAGTAAAGTGGTGGCCAGCGGCGACGAGTACGCCGTGAAAATCTACAACCAATATCAGAAGCAGCAGATGCCCAGCTTCCAGCTCAGCGACGACGAAATCCGCCAGATCCTGCTTTACGTTCGTTCGCAGGAGGGTGCTGCCTCGGCGGCTGGCCCGGGTCTGGTGGTGGTCGACTGA
- a CDS encoding KTSC domain-containing protein has translation MQRRPVRSTSLKAVGYDAATQTLEIEYRHGGLVRYTGVPPAVHAALLQLPNKALFVEQVLDRNDYGREQLRG, from the coding sequence ATGCAGCGCCGCCCTGTCCGTTCTACTTCCCTGAAAGCCGTGGGCTACGACGCCGCCACGCAGACGCTGGAAATTGAGTACCGCCACGGCGGGCTGGTGCGCTACACCGGCGTGCCGCCCGCCGTTCACGCGGCGCTGCTGCAGCTACCCAACAAGGCGCTGTTCGTGGAGCAGGTGCTGGACCGCAACGACTACGGGCGCGAGCAGCTGCGCGGGTAG
- a CDS encoding PP2C family protein-serine/threonine phosphatase yields MPNSTLTPEKRLFLKDRELGALLEITQAINQDHSEGALYKIFQFTLLGQLNIRRLVLYVKEEGQWQCVVSFGAMLPDFRRILLPEEVLRGAMGQPAAVAGLGLGAEWNLLETAIPVVRNDEVVAYVFIGNVHEDYASGEAAKFLETLSNILLGAIDNRRLGRQRIAAAAMRKEIEIAQEVQTMLFPRTLPNDAHVAVAASYVPHTAVGGDYYDVVDIDANRFLFCVADVSGKGVAASLLMSNFQAGLRTLLRQQVDLATVAQELNNLIFRNAGGDKFITVFFGIYDRTTRVLQYVNAGHNDPLLVSDSGQVERLREGTIMLGVMDELPGLKVGEVHIPGRALLLNYTDGLTEVFDANQEEFGEEGILALLAQNRYLPLKRLHEELLASIKAYNVNGSQFADDVTILSCRFK; encoded by the coding sequence ATGCCCAACTCTACGCTTACGCCTGAAAAGCGCCTTTTCCTGAAAGACCGGGAGCTGGGAGCCTTGCTGGAAATCACGCAGGCCATCAACCAAGACCACAGCGAGGGTGCGCTCTACAAAATATTCCAGTTTACGCTACTTGGCCAGCTCAATATCCGGCGGCTGGTGCTCTACGTGAAGGAAGAAGGCCAGTGGCAATGCGTGGTGTCGTTTGGGGCCATGCTGCCCGATTTCCGGCGCATTCTGTTGCCCGAGGAGGTGCTGCGTGGCGCCATGGGGCAGCCGGCGGCCGTGGCCGGCCTGGGCCTGGGGGCCGAGTGGAATCTGCTGGAAACGGCCATTCCGGTGGTGCGCAACGACGAGGTGGTGGCCTACGTGTTCATCGGTAACGTGCACGAAGACTACGCCAGCGGCGAAGCGGCTAAGTTCCTGGAAACACTCAGCAACATTCTGCTTGGGGCCATCGACAACCGGCGCCTGGGCCGGCAGCGGATTGCGGCGGCAGCCATGCGCAAGGAAATTGAAATTGCGCAGGAAGTACAGACCATGCTGTTTCCGCGCACGCTACCCAACGACGCCCACGTGGCCGTGGCCGCGTCCTACGTGCCCCACACGGCCGTCGGCGGCGACTACTACGACGTGGTGGACATCGACGCCAACCGCTTCCTGTTCTGCGTGGCCGACGTGTCGGGCAAGGGCGTGGCGGCGTCGTTGCTGATGTCGAACTTCCAGGCCGGGCTGCGCACGCTGCTCCGCCAGCAGGTAGACTTGGCTACCGTCGCGCAGGAACTCAACAACCTAATTTTCCGCAACGCTGGCGGCGACAAGTTCATCACCGTGTTCTTCGGCATCTACGACCGCACCACCCGGGTGCTGCAGTACGTGAATGCCGGCCACAACGACCCGTTGCTGGTATCCGACTCGGGGCAGGTGGAGCGCCTGCGCGAAGGCACCATCATGCTGGGCGTGATGGACGAGCTACCCGGCCTGAAAGTGGGGGAGGTGCACATTCCCGGCCGCGCCCTGCTGCTCAACTACACCGATGGCCTGACCGAGGTGTTCGACGCCAACCAGGAAGAGTTCGGCGAAGAAGGAATTCTGGCTCTGCTGGCCCAGAACCGCTACCTGCCCCTCAAGCGCCTGCACGAAGAGCTGCTGGCCTCTATCAAGGCCTACAACGTCAACGGCAGCCAGTTCGCCGACGACGTGACGATTCTGAGCTGCCGGTTTAAGTAG
- a CDS encoding MarR family transcriptional regulator — protein sequence MTDPEFDILDELYFVTPFATLLQKTGLPAAELTQNLRVLLEQGLIRSYWPDPDTELAYEESSFGALSQDCLFLASKEGLLQHNTR from the coding sequence GTGACTGACCCCGAATTTGATATTCTCGACGAACTGTATTTCGTCACGCCTTTTGCCACGCTACTCCAGAAAACCGGGTTGCCGGCCGCCGAGCTGACCCAAAACCTGCGCGTGCTGCTGGAACAGGGCCTTATCCGCAGCTACTGGCCCGACCCCGACACCGAGCTGGCCTACGAGGAAAGCTCGTTTGGGGCGCTCAGCCAGGATTGCCTGTTTCTGGCTTCCAAAGAAGGTCTGCTGCAGCACAACACCCGATAG
- a CDS encoding lysylphosphatidylglycerol synthase transmembrane domain-containing protein: MPQHLQNYAQKPEKKPVAAARRGQGLVVAGKLLITALTLGLLYHSVFADGATAAAWRALLAATFTGAGRGPVLLALALVPVNWGVEAWKWWRLARHLEPVSFRRSFRAVLVGLTLGFVTPNRVGDYAGRIIELKSRRLDALGAVFLGRYAQLVVTVLAGSVGLLYFLLRFYLHDYPASELGAVVAAVLLNAAVLLPLYRSRLLLAVLMAVRPLRRFRRFLAVMPTYRAPAIHAVLALSGLRYAVFCAQFGLLLKAYGAQAALGPGAAAVAGTFLLKSLVPSLNALADVGVRELSATHLFGLLGEPALPVLSASLSLWILNIALPSATGLLFVLRLKVLRKRRKADSVPTPPAV; this comes from the coding sequence TTGCCCCAGCATCTGCAAAACTACGCCCAAAAGCCGGAAAAAAAGCCGGTAGCTGCCGCCCGCCGGGGGCAGGGGCTGGTGGTGGCGGGCAAGCTGCTTATCACGGCCCTCACCCTGGGTTTGCTCTACCACTCCGTATTTGCCGACGGCGCCACGGCAGCGGCCTGGCGCGCGCTGCTGGCGGCCACCTTCACGGGGGCCGGGCGCGGGCCGGTGCTGCTGGCGCTGGCGCTGGTGCCCGTGAACTGGGGCGTGGAGGCCTGGAAATGGTGGCGCCTGGCTAGGCACCTGGAGCCGGTATCGTTCCGTCGCAGCTTCCGGGCCGTGCTGGTGGGTCTCACGCTGGGCTTCGTCACGCCCAACCGCGTCGGCGACTACGCCGGCCGCATCATCGAGCTCAAAAGCCGCCGCCTCGATGCGCTGGGGGCCGTGTTTCTGGGCCGTTATGCCCAGCTGGTGGTCACGGTGCTGGCCGGTTCGGTGGGCCTGCTGTACTTTCTGCTGAGGTTTTACCTGCATGATTATCCGGCCAGCGAACTGGGGGCGGTGGTGGCGGCTGTGCTGCTGAACGCGGCCGTGCTGCTGCCGCTTTACCGCTCCCGGCTGCTGCTGGCCGTGCTGATGGCGGTGCGGCCGTTGCGGCGGTTCCGGCGGTTTCTGGCCGTGATGCCCACCTACAGGGCGCCGGCCATTCACGCGGTGCTGGCGTTATCGGGGCTGCGGTACGCGGTGTTCTGCGCGCAGTTTGGGCTGCTGCTGAAGGCCTACGGAGCCCAGGCGGCGCTGGGGCCGGGCGCGGCGGCGGTGGCAGGCACGTTCCTGCTCAAGTCGCTGGTGCCCTCCCTCAACGCCCTGGCCGACGTAGGCGTGCGCGAGCTGTCGGCCACCCACCTGTTTGGGCTGCTGGGCGAGCCGGCCTTGCCCGTGCTCAGCGCCAGCCTCAGCCTCTGGATTCTCAATATTGCCCTGCCCAGCGCCACCGGACTGCTGTTTGTGCTGCGCCTGAAAGTGCTGCGCAAGCGCCGCAAAGCCGATTCTGTTCCAACGCCGCCGGCCGTATGA
- a CDS encoding PhzF family phenazine biosynthesis protein — MTLPIYQVDAFSDRPFAGNPAAVCPLQSWLPAETMQAIAAENNLAETAFFVPKPDGEFEIRWFTPAVEVELCGHATLASAHVLYRHLGFTGAEIVFHSKSGPLRVSQAEAGMLTLDFPARPPHPISQHPDGLLDGLRATPLQLLAGPDLVCVFATEAEVRALKPDMAHLIKVEYRAVIATAPGSDGADFVSRFFGPRVGVPEDPVTGSAHTTLVPYWAERLGKLHLHARQVSARSGDLWCELRGERVLMSGHAVTYLRGEIEL; from the coding sequence ATGACGCTGCCCATCTACCAAGTTGATGCCTTCTCTGACCGGCCCTTTGCCGGCAACCCCGCCGCCGTGTGCCCGCTGCAAAGCTGGCTGCCCGCCGAAACCATGCAGGCCATAGCCGCCGAAAACAACCTGGCCGAAACAGCCTTCTTCGTGCCGAAACCCGATGGCGAGTTCGAAATCCGCTGGTTTACGCCGGCCGTGGAGGTAGAGCTGTGCGGCCACGCCACCCTGGCTTCGGCCCACGTGCTGTACCGGCACCTGGGCTTTACAGGCGCGGAAATCGTGTTTCACTCGAAAAGCGGTCCGCTGCGCGTGAGTCAGGCCGAAGCCGGCATGCTCACCCTCGACTTTCCGGCCCGGCCGCCGCACCCCATCAGCCAGCACCCCGACGGCCTGCTCGATGGCCTGCGCGCCACGCCGCTGCAGCTGCTGGCCGGTCCCGACCTGGTGTGCGTATTCGCCACCGAGGCCGAAGTGCGGGCCCTGAAGCCTGACATGGCACACCTCATTAAAGTGGAGTACCGGGCCGTTATTGCCACCGCCCCCGGCTCCGATGGGGCGGATTTCGTGTCGCGCTTTTTCGGGCCTCGGGTGGGCGTGCCCGAAGATCCGGTGACCGGCTCAGCCCACACTACGTTGGTGCCCTATTGGGCCGAGCGCCTGGGTAAGCTGCACCTGCACGCCCGCCAGGTATCAGCCCGCAGCGGCGACCTATGGTGCGAGCTGCGCGGCGAGCGGGTGCTGATGAGCGGCCACGCCGTTACGTATCTGCGGGGCGAGATTGAGCTGTAA
- the ruvC gene encoding crossover junction endodeoxyribonuclease RuvC → MILPLAPTDLMPKIIMGVDPGTNLMGYAVIEVQGQRVRMLEYDVIDMRKLGTNHALKLKRIFERMTELIDEHLPDELAIEAPFFGVNVQSMLKLGRAQGVAIAACLARQIPYVEYAPTKVKQAVTGSGNASKEQVAHMLRQTLKLPPIEEAPKFLDATDALAVAMCHHYQKGNNVKAGNKSWGKFLADNPDKMAATTTIKKPVRKKPAA, encoded by the coding sequence ATGATCCTGCCCCTCGCTCCTACCGACCTCATGCCCAAGATTATCATGGGCGTCGACCCCGGCACCAACCTGATGGGTTACGCCGTGATTGAGGTGCAGGGCCAACGGGTGCGCATGCTGGAGTACGACGTCATTGATATGCGCAAGCTGGGCACCAACCACGCCCTCAAGCTCAAGCGCATCTTTGAGCGCATGACCGAGCTCATCGACGAGCACCTGCCCGACGAGCTGGCCATCGAAGCGCCGTTTTTTGGGGTGAATGTGCAGAGCATGCTCAAGCTGGGCCGGGCGCAGGGCGTGGCTATTGCCGCCTGCCTGGCCCGCCAGATTCCGTACGTGGAATACGCGCCCACCAAGGTCAAGCAGGCCGTAACCGGCTCGGGCAACGCCAGCAAGGAGCAGGTGGCCCACATGCTCCGCCAGACCCTGAAGCTGCCGCCTATCGAGGAAGCCCCCAAGTTCCTGGATGCCACCGACGCGCTGGCCGTGGCCATGTGCCACCACTACCAGAAGGGCAACAACGTGAAGGCCGGCAACAAAAGCTGGGGCAAGTTCCTGGCCGACAACCCCGACAAGATGGCGGCCACCACGACTATTAAAAAGCCGGTTCGCAAGAAGCCCGCGGCTTAA
- a CDS encoding porin family protein, whose protein sequence is MTERESEELYEELRRKLEGYGSTPPPDMWAAIQRQLPPGAPKGPAQPLPRPALRRRWALALLLLIGVVVVVGVLAIRPASRPEVATLPAAHNEKDVLGRLATAADASQPAATPQPDTHTSSTSQLASPADAAANGRFDAAEAKSAAPAMPEASSGSVAAASAATAAASQWPAAGRPQPAALAGTVTAAAPRRQRTGSRFDSQLLRNTQPLQPAIGSASDAPGQQPARHAGQPAPTSSSGVAARSLAAALLPDSSISSAEAARLLTAAANAPQPATATARMQPDSAENRRLQTDEGQQAVAGSLRSTIPASQGSAGIRQPATDLHLALLFPVGNLLPRAAQVLPFAAALPAVQPVAVAPQVPRPASRWAVELLAGPAISYRRLEASDSASLSTLERPALTFAGQMQVRYTLTPRLSVSAGLGYATYGTRLNLLLQPPRDTSSALRPAQPLQQRDTYRYFTLPLQAQYRLGGQTRLRYGLTAGAALEMYAGGRTSGSTACTCSQQQTWSATNSPYRRLGVSLTAGLDVRYALTPRLHLLLQPTGRYGLVSIVAPGTTAPSPIPPPGGNPLPPTTLPARHPFAAGLLTGFSFDLR, encoded by the coding sequence ATGACGGAGCGCGAATCAGAAGAGTTGTACGAGGAACTGCGGCGCAAGCTGGAGGGCTACGGCAGCACGCCCCCGCCCGACATGTGGGCGGCCATCCAGCGGCAGCTGCCTCCGGGCGCGCCGAAAGGGCCTGCCCAGCCACTGCCCCGCCCGGCTTTGCGGCGGCGCTGGGCGCTGGCATTGCTGCTGCTTATAGGCGTAGTGGTGGTAGTGGGCGTGCTGGCCATTCGGCCGGCTTCCCGTCCTGAAGTAGCCACTCTTCCAGCTGCTCATAATGAAAAGGATGTGCTTGGCCGCTTGGCAACTGCGGCTGATGCTTCCCAGCCGGCTGCTACTCCGCAACCAGATACACACACCTCCTCAACCAGCCAATTGGCCTCTCCCGCCGATGCTGCTGCCAACGGCCGCTTTGACGCAGCCGAGGCAAAATCCGCTGCTCCCGCAATGCCAGAGGCTTCTTCTGGCTCCGTTGCGGCGGCCTCTGCGGCGACGGCGGCAGCTTCGCAATGGCCGGCTGCGGGCCGCCCGCAGCCCGCGGCCTTGGCCGGCACCGTTACGGCGGCTGCCCCGCGGCGACAGCGCACCGGTAGCCGCTTTGATTCGCAGCTGCTCCGCAATACGCAGCCATTGCAGCCGGCCATCGGCAGCGCCAGCGATGCACCGGGGCAGCAACCCGCCCGCCATGCCGGCCAACCAGCGCCCACCAGCTCCTCCGGGGTTGCTGCTCGCTCACTGGCGGCTGCTCTGCTACCCGACTCCAGTATTTCGTCGGCGGAAGCAGCCCGGTTGCTGACTGCGGCGGCCAATGCGCCGCAACCCGCCACCGCTACGGCCCGGATGCAGCCTGATTCCGCTGAAAACCGCCGCCTACAAACAGATGAAGGGCAGCAAGCCGTTGCCGGCAGTCTTCGCTCCACGATACCCGCATCACAGGGGAGCGCTGGTATTCGGCAGCCAGCCACTGATTTGCATCTGGCGTTGCTGTTTCCCGTTGGCAACCTGCTACCACGGGCGGCGCAGGTGCTGCCATTCGCCGCCGCGTTGCCGGCCGTGCAGCCGGTGGCGGTAGCGCCGCAGGTGCCGCGCCCGGCCAGCCGCTGGGCAGTGGAGCTGCTGGCGGGCCCGGCTATCAGCTACCGGCGCCTGGAAGCCTCGGACTCTGCCAGCCTCAGCACACTGGAGCGGCCGGCCCTCACCTTTGCCGGCCAGATGCAGGTGCGCTACACCCTCACGCCCCGCCTGAGTGTGAGTGCGGGCCTGGGCTATGCCACCTACGGCACCCGCCTGAACCTGCTGCTCCAGCCCCCGCGCGATACAAGCAGTGCCCTCCGGCCCGCGCAACCTCTACAGCAGCGCGACACCTACCGCTACTTCACGCTGCCGCTGCAGGCGCAGTACCGGCTGGGCGGCCAGACGCGGCTCCGCTACGGCCTGACCGCCGGGGCGGCCCTGGAAATGTACGCCGGCGGCCGTACCAGCGGCAGCACCGCCTGCACCTGCAGCCAGCAACAGACCTGGTCGGCCACGAACAGCCCGTACCGGCGACTGGGCGTGAGCCTGACGGCGGGCCTGGATGTGCGCTACGCCCTCACACCCCGCCTGCATCTGCTGCTGCAGCCTACCGGCCGCTACGGGCTAGTTTCTATTGTGGCGCCTGGCACTACCGCGCCTTCGCCGATTCCGCCACCGGGCGGCAATCCTCTTCCTCCTACTACCCTTCCAGCCCGCCACCCGTTTGCGGCCGGCTTGCTCACGGGCTTCTCTTTCGACCTGCGCTAA
- a CDS encoding glycosyltransferase, whose protein sequence is MSTLSGILLLAAPLLYALRMLGFRRAWQQLPVRDLGVWGLGSLDRGGPLPEQAAAAENSRQAAPLRFSVLIAARNEAANLPHLLHQLAGQTVPAETFEVLVVDDHSTDNTAAVVADFAAPYELRLIRLAAVPGAGVGKKAAIQVALAQARAPWVVCTDADCRVGHDWLRSYAALLAEAGPEVRFVSGPVLLTGADTWLQQLSGLEFAGLVGTGAAGIAAGTPTMCNGANLAYRPDAFAAVQGFAGNEHLPSGDDEFLLHKLHAAFPGSIWFLKHPAAIVRTAGPATLAALLQQRVRWASKWRHYRHAPSQRLAVLVLLANVALAAGLLALGWQPALAPWVVAAWALKLGADFWFLAPVLQFLGQRRWLRWVPVLQLLYAPYALLVGLAGLRGGYVWKGRPVK, encoded by the coding sequence ATGAGCACACTCTCCGGGATTCTGCTGCTAGCCGCGCCGCTGCTCTACGCGCTGCGGATGCTCGGCTTCCGCCGGGCCTGGCAGCAGCTGCCGGTCAGGGACCTGGGGGTTTGGGGGCTTGGGAGCTTGGATAGGGGAGGCCCGTTGCCGGAACAGGCTGCGGCTGCGGAAAACAGCCGGCAGGCCGCGCCGCTGCGCTTCTCAGTGCTGATTGCGGCCCGCAACGAAGCCGCCAACCTGCCGCACCTGCTGCATCAGTTGGCTGGGCAAACGGTGCCGGCCGAAACCTTTGAAGTGCTGGTTGTCGATGACCATTCCACCGACAACACGGCGGCAGTGGTGGCCGATTTTGCCGCGCCCTACGAGCTGCGCCTTATCCGGCTAGCTGCCGTGCCCGGGGCCGGAGTGGGGAAGAAAGCCGCCATTCAGGTAGCGCTGGCGCAGGCGCGCGCCCCGTGGGTGGTCTGCACCGATGCCGACTGCCGCGTGGGTCACGACTGGCTCCGTAGCTACGCCGCCCTGCTGGCAGAGGCCGGCCCCGAGGTGCGCTTCGTGAGCGGGCCGGTGCTGCTGACGGGCGCTGATACGTGGCTGCAGCAGCTGTCGGGGCTGGAGTTTGCCGGGCTGGTGGGCACCGGAGCCGCGGGCATTGCGGCCGGCACGCCCACCATGTGCAACGGCGCCAACCTGGCCTACCGCCCCGATGCCTTTGCGGCCGTGCAGGGCTTCGCCGGCAACGAGCACCTGCCCAGCGGCGACGACGAATTCCTGCTGCACAAGCTCCACGCGGCCTTTCCGGGCAGCATCTGGTTTCTGAAGCACCCGGCCGCCATTGTGCGCACCGCCGGGCCGGCCACGCTGGCGGCGCTGCTGCAGCAGCGGGTGCGCTGGGCCAGCAAGTGGCGGCACTACCGGCACGCACCGTCGCAGCGGCTGGCGGTGCTGGTGCTGCTGGCCAATGTGGCGCTGGCCGCCGGCCTGTTGGCGCTGGGCTGGCAACCGGCGTTGGCGCCCTGGGTGGTCGCCGCCTGGGCCCTCAAGCTGGGCGCCGACTTCTGGTTTCTGGCGCCGGTGCTGCAGTTTCTGGGGCAGCGGCGCTGGCTGCGCTGGGTGCCGGTGCTGCAGCTGCTCTACGCGCCGTACGCGCTGCTGGTGGGGCTGGCCGGCCTACGCGGCGGCTACGTCTGGAAAGGTCGCCCGGTGAAATAA
- a CDS encoding RNA polymerase sigma factor produces MPQPLTDILADCRRGSPAAQRALYERLAYQLMGVCLRYCPSQAEAEDALQLTFIKIFTRLDQYREQGPFEAWARRIAVNTSLNAYQQHRQRAPQVDYEAAANMPHPDGTALDQLSADEVVALINTLPSGYRTVLNLYAIEGYSHQEIGELLGISEGTSKSQLSRARRLLEERLLANNNFTLS; encoded by the coding sequence ATGCCGCAGCCCCTTACTGATATACTGGCCGACTGCCGGCGCGGGAGCCCCGCGGCTCAGCGGGCGCTCTACGAGCGGCTGGCCTACCAGCTGATGGGGGTGTGTTTGCGCTACTGCCCCAGCCAAGCCGAGGCGGAGGATGCCCTGCAGCTCACGTTCATCAAAATTTTCACCCGCCTCGACCAATACCGGGAGCAAGGGCCTTTTGAGGCCTGGGCACGCCGGATTGCGGTCAATACCTCGCTAAATGCCTACCAGCAGCACCGCCAGCGGGCCCCGCAGGTAGACTACGAGGCCGCCGCCAACATGCCCCACCCCGACGGCACGGCCCTCGACCAGCTTTCCGCCGATGAGGTGGTAGCCCTCATCAACACCCTGCCCTCAGGCTACCGCACGGTGCTCAACCTCTACGCCATCGAAGGCTACTCACACCAGGAAATAGGCGAGCTGCTGGGGATTTCGGAGGGTACTAGCAAGTCGCAATTGTCGCGGGCGCGGCGGCTGCTGGAAGAACGCCTACTGGCCAACAACAACTTCACATTGTCATGA
- a CDS encoding tetratricopeptide repeat protein has product MSNRYARSLLTLGLSLSVQFASAQTPASQELVKQGVALHDQGKYDEAVLRYKEALKQDPANTTARYELAMTYNTQDRNAEAVALCKEILKQEPKPDASFYSTYGNALDGLKKPKDAAKVYQEGLKKYPNDGPLYFNLGITQAKGLDQPAEAIASMQQSVRCRPEHANSHSILATLTAIQGNRVASLLETLRLLQLEPEGPRAVASLARLDRLVGQGVKQTGDNSISINMSADVLKQVNSKKSQPDNFGQADMLLTMATALDYDEKNKSKAPTERLIEKLSSLCKGLAEGKPEQQEGFVWQYYVPYFVAMEKQGHLPALAYTVQASRAEATPDVKAWLSAHPTQVQALQEWSRTYIWPK; this is encoded by the coding sequence ATGTCTAACCGATATGCCCGTTCATTGCTGACCCTGGGGCTCAGCCTGTCTGTTCAATTTGCATCAGCCCAGACCCCTGCCAGCCAGGAGCTGGTGAAACAGGGCGTGGCGCTCCACGACCAAGGTAAGTACGACGAAGCCGTGTTGCGCTACAAAGAAGCGCTGAAGCAGGATCCGGCCAACACCACCGCCCGCTACGAGCTGGCCATGACCTACAATACCCAGGACCGCAACGCGGAAGCCGTAGCGCTGTGCAAGGAAATCCTGAAGCAGGAGCCCAAGCCCGATGCCTCGTTCTACAGTACCTACGGCAACGCCCTCGACGGCCTCAAAAAGCCCAAAGACGCCGCCAAAGTATACCAGGAAGGCCTTAAGAAATACCCCAACGACGGCCCGCTTTATTTCAACCTGGGCATCACGCAGGCCAAGGGGCTAGATCAGCCGGCCGAGGCCATTGCCAGCATGCAGCAGTCGGTGCGGTGCCGGCCGGAGCACGCCAATTCCCATTCTATTCTGGCGACGCTGACGGCCATACAAGGCAACCGCGTGGCGTCTTTGCTGGAAACTCTGCGGCTGTTGCAGCTGGAGCCCGAAGGCCCGCGCGCCGTTGCCAGCCTCGCCCGCCTCGACCGGCTGGTAGGGCAAGGCGTCAAGCAAACCGGCGACAACAGCATCAGCATCAATATGTCGGCGGATGTGCTGAAACAGGTGAACAGCAAGAAAAGCCAGCCCGACAACTTCGGCCAGGCCGATATGCTGCTCACCATGGCTACGGCGCTGGACTACGACGAGAAAAACAAGAGCAAGGCGCCAACCGAACGGCTTATTGAAAAGCTCAGCTCCCTATGCAAGGGGTTAGCAGAGGGCAAGCCCGAGCAGCAGGAAGGCTTCGTGTGGCAATACTACGTGCCGTATTTCGTGGCTATGGAAAAGCAGGGCCATCTGCCGGCACTAGCCTATACCGTGCAGGCGTCGCGCGCCGAGGCTACGCCGGACGTGAAAGCCTGGCTCAGCGCCCATCCCACGCAGGTGCAGGCGCTGCAGGAATGGTCGCGCACCTACATCTGGCCAAAGTAG